The following are encoded together in the Juglans microcarpa x Juglans regia isolate MS1-56 chromosome 2D, Jm3101_v1.0, whole genome shotgun sequence genome:
- the LOC121249423 gene encoding uncharacterized protein LOC121249423 produces the protein MGDGVVIRDSNSSVQAVLTFYKDHISSALQTKRMALLRAMELCSELGFNQICFEGDAKLVVDAVNTKQVDNSWLGQLTEDIQQIIKYNQACCLNFAYRSENKAAYTVAKLAIRNDKETIWLEEGPLEVLNIVQGDSFMYDIIVS, from the coding sequence ATGGGAGATGGTGTGGTGATCAGAGATTCAAATAGCAGTGTACAAGCAGTCTTGACATTCTATAAGGATCATATCTCATCAGCTCTCCAAACCAAAAGGATGGCCCTCCTCAGAGCTATGGAATTGTGTTCTGAACTTGGTTTTAACCAAATCTGTTTTGAAGGGGATGCTAAGCTTGTTGTTGATGCAGTTAACACCAAACAAGTAGATAACTCATGGTTGGGCCAATTGACAGAGGATATACAACAAATAATAAAGTACAATCAAGCATGCTGTCTTAATTTTGCTTACAGATCAGAAAACAAAGCTGCCTATACAGTAGCAAAACTGGCTATTAGGAATGATAAGGAAACCATCTGGCTAGAGGAGGGTCCTCTAGAGGTTTTAAACATAGTTCAAGGGGACTCTTTCATGTATGATATAATCGTTTCTTGA
- the LOC121250919 gene encoding uncharacterized protein LOC121250919: MEDKKLDFYQPILSVRRVASTAVSTQSDNIRTTDNSSPKVPPLPFYKSELKSGPVRNPGTVPFVWEKTPGRPKNERKALTVGLERPHIAPKLPPGRVSIVKQQDFAEGSKPTTITQSKTESVLSRSQCVSSLDENVTKYESSKEKIEGEGFGSEQGDDAYMDALDTISRTESFFMNCSISGLSSLDSQDVKPSGTFTMDPQTRDFMIGRFLPAAKAMASETPQHATWKQPVLQEQLRQVEKAVARDKHAPHNENKTNVVSCQSHDIGVEDSEDEAYNYDGSEISSARVCGLFPRFCLKSSFCILNPVPGMSMQRGVPISSVRTVKAKPSYAGSCSDSEKEHAEDGAHEQRLLGGCRADEFHENKTAVKSESNQTAHKSDCKKPDESPLNKRFQGNGMSIFQNESFLSLHEEKGFLGLSEKTKNSRVNGSDSHRKGQTNFRELLVNESTEWESGSTSPVEKTVYVDSVHIVKSRNSNLSFPNLRGLSDKGEDDFGIIGKSSVMEKSSCVDSSPQDFKHFGVGDGNAKVQPESSDSIDAFFLSCSDRFNPDRQMELMNDSKQSQDLILDSATLIGQKVVDTKEVDLHSQQPVKSVDPEGPHGLTRDYVTVTNSKVADSWKISSENRQPKKSCTRVSSAGQDSVTFACSKVGEKINLESQRPKRSGEQESSHGSYPRLPLGPPLPKSPSESWLKRTLPTLSSRNLPSSSSLAMCINTRNQASKTTSLDSNWERLVKTSNTHHGHLRFSEELLAPIPEG, from the exons ATGGAAGacaaaaaattggatttttatCAGCCAATTTTATCTGTGAGGAGGGTTGCATCAACAGCAGTATCCACACAATCTGACAACATAAGGACCACTGATAATTCATCCCCTAAAGTACCTCCCCTTCCTTTTTACAAGTCAGAGTTAAAATCAGGTCCAGTGAGGAACCCAGGAACTGTTCCTTTTGTCTGGGAGAAAACCCCAGGAAGACccaagaatgaaaggaaagcacTAACTGTTGGTCTCGAGAGGCCTCATATTGCTCCAAAGCTTCCACCTGGGAGGGTTTCAATTGTCAAACAGCAGGATTTTGCTGAAGGTTCTAAACCTACAACTATTACTCAGTCCAAAACAGAAAGTGTCCTTTCCAGGTCTCAATGTGTTTCATCTTTGGATGAAAATGTGACCAAATATGAAAGCTCCAAAGAGAAGATAGAGGGGGAGGGTTTTGGTTCAGAGCAAGGTGATGACGCCTATATGGATGCCCTTGACACAATTTCTAGGACAGAATCATTTTTTATGAACTGCAGCATTAGTGGGTTGAGCAGCTTGGATAGTCAAGATGTCAAACCATCTGGAACGTTCACGATGGATCCACAAACTCGGGATTTCATGATTGGTCGCTTCTTGCCTGCAGCAAAGGCAATGGCTTCTGAAACACCCCAACATGCTACTTGGAAGCAACCCGTTCTACAAGAACAACTGAGACAGGTAGAGAAGGCAGTGGCTAGGGATAAACATGCTCCGCATAATGAGAATAAAACAAATGTTGTGTCATGTCAATCCCATGATATAGGTGTGGAAGACAGTGAAGATGAAGCTTATAATTATGATGGATCTGAAATTTCATCAGCTAGAGTTTGTGGCTTATTTCCTAGGTTTTGCTTAAAAAGTTCCTTTTGCATTCTAAATCCTGTACCGGGGATGAGCATGCAGAGAGGGGTACCCATTTCTTCAGTCCGTACGGTGAAGGCAAAACCTTCATATGCTGGTTCTTGCAGTGACTCAGAAAAGGAG CATGCTGAGGATGGTGCACATGAGCAAAGATTGCTAGGTGGATGTCGAGCAGATGAATTCCATGAAAATAAGACTGCAGTGAAAAGTGAATCCAATCAAACTGCTCATAAAAGTGACTGTAAGAAACCAGATGAATCACCTTTGAACAAGCGTTTTCAGGGTAATGGCATGTCGATCTTCCAGAATGAATCTTTCCTATCtctccatgaagaaaaaggTTTTCTTGGTCTTTCTGAAAAAACCAAGAATTCCAGGGTGAATGGGTCAGATTCGCACAGAAAAGGCCAAACCAATTTTCGAGAGTTATTGGTCAATGAGAGTACCGAATGGGAATCAGGTTCTACAAGCCCAGTAGAGAAAACAGTCTATGTTGACTCTGTACATATAGTCAAATCTCGAAATTCAAATTTAAGTTTTCCAAATTTGCGAGGCTTATCCGATAAAGGAGAGGATGATTTTGGGATTATTGGAAAAAGTAGTGTAATGGAAAAAAGTTCTTGCGTAGATTCTTCACCTCAAGATTTCAAGCACTTTGGTGTTGGGGATGGAAATGCAAAAGTGCAACCTGAAAGTTCAGACTCTATTGATGCCTTTTTTCTGTCTTGTTCTGACAGATTCAATCCTGATAGGCAAATGGAACTCATGAATGATTCCAAACAGTCTCAGGATCTTATTCTGGATTCTGCTACATTGATCGGACAAAAAGTGGTTGATACTAAGGAAGTTGATTTACACAGCCAGCAGCCAGTAAAATCAGTTGATCCTGAAGGACCTCATGGCCTTACTCGGGATTATGTTACAGTGACAAATTCGAAAGTGGCTGACAGTTGGAAGATTAGTTCAGAAAACCGACAGCCTAAGAAATCTTGTACTCGAGTAAGTTCTGCTGGCCAGGATTCTGTCACATTTGCATGCTCAAAAGTGGGtgagaaaattaatttagaaagcCAACGGCCTAAGAGATCAGGTGAACAAGAAAGTTCTCATGGCAGTTATCCACGCCTTCCTCTTGGCCCACCTTTACCAAAATCTCCATCTGAGTCTTGGCTAAAGCGCACTCTGCCTACCCTTTCCTCAAGGAATTTACCTTCAAGCTCTTCTCTTGCCATGTGCATTAATACTAGAAACCAAGCTTCCAAGACAACCTCTCTTGATTCCAACTGGGAAAGACTTGTTAAAACTTCCAACACACACCATGGGCATTTGCGGTTCTCTGAG GAATTACTGGCACCTATACCTGAAGGTTAA